One window of Dromaius novaehollandiae isolate bDroNov1 chromosome 20, bDroNov1.hap1, whole genome shotgun sequence genomic DNA carries:
- the ABCA2 gene encoding ATP-binding cassette sub-family A member 2 isoform X3 — MGFLHQLHLLLWKNVTLKRRSPWVLAFEIFIPLVLFFILLGLRQKKPTIPVKEAFYTAAPLTSAGILPVMQSLCPDGQRDEFGFLQYSNSTVTQLLEHLSEVVEQSNLFDPDHPGLEEELESLRRRLEALSSSEPSSMETRFSSQAGSGFTLAWAAKDRGELHRFLTQNLSLPNSTAELLLGSSIDLREVYRLYFGSAPLAPDTYERDLWNRFGPSEKVLKLEKSLPSSWRTLREGLIHKALRDPSRASHRQTLLHLLSQALGLANAAPGPTDSYNPQAFVTEMENIVFTAPVLEHLTCDQSQGGLRRLLHVAPSQQALLQAYRALVCNGSQAAREERFAQLATELKDQLDSRKIVSRLKLDEVNSTATQHRLHALLEDLMEMEKVLRDMDILSALAKLLPKGACASKAPPPTANSTGWASGNATAGSNTTAEEESDGEGKPGSENPQGQFSAFVQLWAGLQPILCGNNRTIEPEALKQGNMSSLGFTSKEQRNLGLLVHLMTSNPKILYAPVGTEVDKVILKANETFAFVGNVTHYAKAWMNISPEIRAYLEEGRLQRRIRWLQQFTADLHKHPEILNVSDSDLLHSFLNGNFSLPNASVLLQQLDTIDNAACGWVHFMAKVSVDIFKGFPDEESIVNYTLNQAYQDNVTVFASVIFQTNKDGSLPPHVMYKIRQNSSFTEKTNEIRRAYWRPGPNTGGRFYFLYGFVWIQDMMERALINTFVGHDVVEPGNYVQMFPYPCYTRDDFLFVIEHMMPLCMVISWVYSVAMMIQHIVTEKEHRLKEVMKMMGLNNAVHWVAWFITGFVQLSISVTALTAILKYGKVLMHSDVLIIWLFLAIYAVATIMFCFLVSVLYSKAKLASACGGIIYFLSYVPYMYVAIREEVAHDKITAFEKCIASLMSTTAFGLGSKYFALYEVAGVGIQWHTFSQSPVEGDDFNLLLSMMMLSVDAVVYGVLTWYIEAVHPGMYGLPRPWYFPFQKSYWLGNGRVETWEWTWPWSRTTRLSIMEEDQACAMESRRLAPHHPVLVAEETRGIEEEPSHLPLVVCIDKLTKVYKTDKKLALNKLSLNLYENQVVSFLGHNGAGKTTTMSILTGLFPPTSGSATIYGHDIRTEMDEIRKNLGMCPQHNVLFDRLTVEEHLWFYSQLKSMAEEEIRKEMDKMIEDLELSNKRHSLVQTLSGGMKRKLSVAIAFVGGSRAVILDEPTAGVDPYARRAIWDLILKYKPGRTILLSTHHMDEADLLGDRIAIISHGKLKCCGSPLFLKSTYGDGYKLTVVKRQSDTRNSTESGQPHSPPSHSSVSPCSEPRVSQFIKKYVASCLLISDTNTELSYILPSEAVKKGCFERLFQHLEQSLEELDLTSFGLMDTTLEEVFLKVSEEDQSLENSDVDMKESKKDALRPPAPELGPKPEANGEPLAEAEVPEKPEVELSNLVTCSKLAQSQASLRSASSVGSVRGDEDQEADLEAEDNDLAGQGSFKLEGSWLKLRQFHGLIVKRFHCAKRNTKALFSQILLPAFFVCVAMTVALSVPEIGDLPPLILSPSQYHNYTQPKGNFIPYANEERREYRIRLSPDASPQQLVNTFHLPSGVGATCVLKTAFNNTLDQPMQTLNLNSNESKMLAAKYFDAMCIDSFTQGLPLSNFVPPPPSPAPSDYPISVDEDLLRAWNSTTFSSAIKETVTSAPTLPRIIHEPIKCTCSMQGTGFSCPSGVGGHPPQMKVVTGDILADITGRNVSEYLLYTSDRFRLHRYGALTFGNVQKSIPASFGAKAPAMVRKIAVRRTAQVFYNNKGYHSMPTYLNALNNAILRANLPKSKGNPAAYGITVTNHPMNKTSASLSLDYLLQGTDVVIAIFIIVAMSFVPASFVVFLVAEKATKAKHLQFVSGCDPIIYWLANYVWDMLNYLVPATCCIIILFVFDLPAYTSPTNFPAVLSLFLLYGWSITPIMYPASFWFEVPSSAYVFLIVINLFIGITATVATFLLQLFEHDKDLKVVNSYLKSCFLVFPNYNLGHGLMEMAYNEYINEYYAKIGQFDKMKSPFEWDIVTRGLVAMTIEGFVGFFITIMCQYNFFRKPQRLPVSTKPIEDDIDVANERHRVLRGDADNDMLKIENLTKVYKSRKIGRILAVDRLCVGVRPGECFGLLGVNGAGKTTTFKMLTGDESTTGGEAFVNGHSILKELLQVQQSLGYCPQFDALFDELTAQEHLELYTRLRGIPWKDEERVVKWALKKLELTKYADKPASTYSGGNKRKLSTAIALIGYPSFIFLDEPTTGMDPKARRFLWNLILDVIKTGRSVVLTSHSMEECEALCTRLAIMVNGRLKCLGSIQHLKNRFGDGYMITVRTKSSLNVKEVVRFFNRNFPEAILKERHHTKVQYQLKSDQISLAQVFSKMEQVVDVLGIEDYSVSQTTLDNVFVNFAKKQSDNLEQQETSPSCALQSPLERVLSLLRPRAAPTELRALVVEEQEDLETDDEGLISFEEERAQLSFNTDTLC; from the exons TGGGTGTTAGCCTTTGAGATCTTCATCCCCCTGGTGCTCTTCTTCATCCTCCTGGGGCTGCGGCAGAAGAAGCCCACCATCCCGGTGAAGGAAG CTTTCTACACGGCGGCCCCCCTCACCTCAGCCGGGATCCTACCTGTGATGCAGTCCCTGTGTCCGGACGGCCAGCGGGATGAATTCGGCTTCCTGCAGTACTCCAATTCCAC GGTGACACAGCTCCTCGAGCACCTCAGTGAAGTGGTGGAGCAAAGTAACTTGTTCGACCCCGACCACCCAGGCCTGGAAGAGGAGCTGGAGTCCCTGCGCCGGCGCCTGGAGGCCCTCAGCAGCAGCGAGCCCAGCTCCATGGAGACCCGCTTCAGCAGCCAGGCAG GATCCGGCTTCACCCTGGCGTGGGCAGCCAAGGACCGGGGTGAGCTGCACCGTTTCCTCACGCAGAACCTGTCCCTCCCCAACAGCACAGCCGAGCTCCTCCTGGGCTCCAGCATCGACCTCCGGGAG GTGTACCGCCTTTATTTTGGATCTGCTCCTTTGGCACCTGACACCTATGAGAGAGATCTGTGGAATCGGTTTGGCCCCAGTGAGAAGGTCTTGAAGCTGGAG AAGAGCCTCCCCAGCAGCTGGAGGACCCTGCGGGAAGGACTGATACACAAGGCCCTGCGTGACCCTTCCAGAGCCTCGCACAGGCAGACCCTGCTCCACCTGCTCTCGCAAGCTCTGGGCCTCGCCAATGCTGCCCCAGGGCCCACCGACTCCTACAACCCCCAGGCCTTCGTCACAGAGATGGAG AATATCGTCTTCACGGCACCCGTGCTGGAGCACCTCACGTGCGACCAGAGCCAAGGGGGGCTGCGGCGCCTTCTCCACGTGGCCCCGAGCCAGCAGGCACTGCTGCAGGCCTACCGGGCGCTGGTGTGCAACGGGAGCCAGGCGGCCCGCGAGGAGCGCTTCGCCCAGCTGGCCACCGAGCTCAAGGACCAGCTGGACTCCCGCAAAATCGTCAGCAGG CTGAAGCTGGATGAGGTGAACAGCACGGCCACCCAGCACCGGCTTCATGCCCTCCTTGAGGACCTCATGGAGATGGAGAAGGTTCTCCGCGATATGGATATTCTCTCAGCTTTGGCCAAGCTGCTGCCCAAAGGAGCTTGTGCCAGCAAGGCCCCGCCACCCACCGCCAACAGCACCGGCTGGGCCAGTGGCAATGCCACGGCGGGCAGCAAcaccacagcagaggaggagagcgATGGGGAGGGCAAGCCAGGCAGTGAAAACCCACAGGGGCAGTTCTCAGCCTTCGTGCAGCTGTGGGCTGGGCTGCAGCCCATCCTGTGCGGGAACAACCG GACGATCGAGCCTGAGGCACTGAAGCAGGGCAACATGAGCTCTCTGGGCTTCACCAGCAAGGAGCAACGGAACCTGGGCCTCCTTGTACATCTTATGACGAGCAACCCCAAAATCCTCTATGCACCTGTGGGCACTGAAGTAGACAAGGTCATCCTGAAG gccaATGAGACCTTTGCTTTCGTGGGCAACGTCACCCACTACGCCAAGGCATGGATGAACATCTCCCCTGAGATCAGGGCCTACCtggaggagggcaggctgcagaGACGCATCCGCTGGCTCCAGCAG TTCACAGCCGACCTCCACAAGCACCCAGAGATCCTGAATGTCTCCGACAGCGACCTTCTCCACAGCTTCCTCAATGGCAACTTCTCCCTGCCCAACGCCAGcgtcctgctccagcagctggaCACCATTGACAACGCTGCCTGTGGCTGGGTCCACTTCATGGCCAAG GTCAGTGTGGACATCTTCAAGGGCTTCCCAGATGAGGAGAGCATCGTCAACTACACACTGAATCAGGCCTACCAGGACAACGTCACTGTCTTTGCTA GTGTCATCTTCCAGACCAACAAGGATGGCTCGCTCCCCCCTCATGTCATGTACAAGATCCGGCAGAACTCCAGCTTCACTGAGAAAACCAATGAGATCCGGCGGGCGTACTGGCGGCCTGGTCCCAACACTGGTGGGCGCTTCTACTTCCTCTACGGCTTTGTCTGGATTCAGG ACATGATGGAGCGCGCCCTCATCAATACTTTTGTTGGCCACGACGTGGTGGAGCCTGGCAATTATGTGCAGATGTTCCCCTACCCCTGTTATACCCGGGACGA CTTCCTCTTCGTCATCGAGCACATGATGCCCCTGTGCATGGTGATCTCCTGGGTCTACTCGGTGGCCATGATGATCCAGCACATTGTGACGGAGAAGGAGCATCGCCTGAAAGAG GTGATGAAGATGATGGGCTTGAACAATGCGGTGCATTGGGTGGCTTGGTTCATCACTGGCTTCGTCCAGCTCTCCATCTCGGTCACAGCTCTCACTGCCATCCTAAAATACGGCAAGGTCCTGATGCACAGCGATGTCCTCATCATCTGGCTCTTCCTCGCCATCTATGCTGTGGCCACCATCATGTTCTG TTTCCTAGTGTCAGTGCTCTACTCCAAGGCCAAGCTGGCCTCAGCCTGTGGTGGCATCATCTATTTCCTGAGCTACGTGCCCTACATGTACGTTGCCATCCGGGAGGAGGTGGCACACGACAAGATCACAGCCTTTGAGAAGTGCATTGCG TCCCTTATGTCGACCACGGCCTTTGGTTTGGGCTCCAAATACTTTGCCCTATATGAGGTGGCTGGCGTGGGCATCCAGTGGCACACCTTCAGCCAGTCACCTGTGGAAGGAGATGACTTCAACCTCTTGTTGTCCATGATGATGCTGAGCGTAGATGCCGTGGTGTATGGGGTGCTCACGTGGTACATCGAGGCCGTGCACCCGG GTATGTATGGCCTGCCGCGGCCCTggtacttccctttccagaagtcCTACTGGTTGGGGAATGGGCGAGTGGAGACGTGGGAGTGGACTTGGCCCTGGTCCCGCACCACCCGCCTCAGCATCATGGAGGAGGACCAGGCCTGTGCCATGGAGAGCAGGAGACTGG CTCCTCACCATCCTGTTCTTGTAGCAGAGGAGACGCGAGGCATCGAGGAGGAGCCGTCCCACCTGCCATTGGTTGTTTGCATTGACAAGCTCACCAAGGTCTACAAGACGGACAAGAAGCTGGCACTGAACAAGCTGAGCCTCAACCTCTATGAGAACCAGGTGGTTTCCTTCCTGGGACACAATGGAGCGGGCAAAACTACCACCAT GTCCATCCTGACCGGCTTGTTCCCTCCAACATCGGGCTCTGCTACCATCTATGGGCATGATATCCGGACAGAGATGGATGAGATCCGGAAGAACCTGGGCATGTGTCCCCAGCACAACGTACTCTTTGACAGGCTGACGGTGGAGGAGCACCTCTGGTTCTACTCACAGCTCAAGAGCATGGCAGAGGAGGAGATCCGCAAGGAGATGGACAA GATGATTGAAGACCTGGAGCTCTCCAACAAACGCCACTCCCTGGTGCAAACCCTCTCGGGTGGCATGAAGAGGAAGCTGTCAGTGGCTATAGCCTTCGTGGGTGGATCGCGGGCTGTCATCTTGGACGAGCCCACAGCTGGTGTCGACCCGTATGCACGCAGGGCCATCTGGGACCTCATCCTCAAGTACAAGCCAG GGAGGACCATCCTGCTCTCCACCCACCACATGGACGAAGCTGACTTGCTGGGCGACCGCATTGCCATCATATCCCATGGCAAGCTCAAGTGCTGCGGCTCCCCACTGTTCCTCAAGAGCACCTATGGTGACGGTTACAAGCTGACGGTGGTCAAGAGGCAGTCAGACACCAGAAACAGCACAG AGTCGGGCCAGCCACACAGTCCCCCGTCCCACTCCTCCGTCAGCCCCTGCTCCGAGCCACGTGTCTCCCAGTTCATCAAGAAGTATGTGGCCTCCTGCCTCCTCATCTCGGACACCAACACCGAGCTCTCCTACATCCTGCCCAGCGAGGCTGTCAAGAAGGGCTGCTTCGAGAGGCTCTTCCAG CATTTGGAGCAGAGCCTGGAGGAGCTGGACCTGACCAGTTTTGGGCTGATGGATACCACCCTCGAGGAGGTCTTCCTCAAGGTGTCTGAGGAGGACCAGTCTCTGGAGAACAGCGATGTTG ACATGAAAGAATCCAAGAAGGATGCCCTGCGGCCACCCGCCCCCGAGTTGGGCCCGAAGCCTGAGGCCAACGGGGAGCCCCTTGCTGAAGCAGAAGTGCCTGAGAAGCCAGAGGTGGAGCTAAGCAACCTGGTGACCTGCTCCAAGCTTGCCCAGTCGCAGGCGTCCCTGCGCTCAGCCTCCTCGGTGGGCTCCGTGCGGGGCGATGAAG ATCAAGAGGCTGACCTGGAGGCGGAGGACAACGACCTGGCGGGACAGGGGAGCTTTAAGCTGGAGGGGTCATGGCTGAAGCTGCGGCAGTTCCACGGGCTGATCGTCAAACGCTTCCACTGTGCCAAGCGCAACACCAAGGCCCTCTTCTCGCAGATCCTCCTGCCCGCCTTCTTCGTCTGTGTGGCCATGACTGTGGCGCTTTCCGTGCCCGAAATAG GTGACCTGCCTCCCCTCATCCTCTCGCCATCTCAGTACCACAACTATACGCAGCCCAAGGGCAACTTCATTCCTTATGCCAACGAGGAGCGGCGTGAGTACCG caTCAGGCTGTCTCCTGATGCCAGCCCCCAGCAGCTGGTGAACACCTTCCACCTGCCCTCAGGCGTGGGTGCCACGTGTGTGCTCAAGACCGCCTTCAACAACACGCTGGACCAGCCCATGCAGACCCTGAACCTCAACAGCAACGAGTCCAAGATGCTGGCAGCCAAGTACTTCGATGCCATGTGCATCGACTCCTTCACACAAGGCCTGCCGCTCTCCAACTTTGTGCCACCACCTCCGTCCCCAGCCCCCTCTGACTACCCCATCTCAGTGGACGAGGACCTGCTGCGTGCCTGGAACTCCACAACCTTTTCCTCTGCCATCAAAG AGACCGTCACCTCAGCCCCGACCCTGCCCCGAATTATCCACGAGCCCATCAAGTGCACATGCTCCATGCAGGGGACTGGCTTCTCCTGCCCCAGTGGTGTGGGAGGGCATCCCCCGCAGATGAAGGTGGTGACAGGGGACATCCTGGCAGACATCACTGGGCGCAACGTCTCCGAGTACCTGCTCTACACCTCGGACCGCTTCCGGCTGCACAG GTATGGGGCGCTCACCTTTGGCAATGTCCAGAAATCCATCCCAGCCTCCTTCGGGGCCAAGGCTCCTGCCATGGTGCGCAAGATAGCCGTCCGGAGAACAGCCCAG GTCTTCTACAACAACAAAGGCTACCACAGCATGCCCACTTATCTCAATGCACTCAACAACGCTATCCTGCGGGCCAACTTGCCCAAGAGCAAAGGCAACCCTGCTGCTTACG GTATCACAGTGACCAACCACCCCATGAACAAGACGAGTGCCAGCCTGTCTCTGGATTACCT CCTGCAAGGCACGGACGTAGTGATTGCCATCTTCATCATCGTAGCCATGTCCTTCGTGCCAGCCAGCTTCGTGGTGTTCCTGGTCGCCGAAAAGGCCACCAAGGCCAAACATCTGCAGTTTGTGAGCGGCTGCGACCCCATCATCTACTGGTTGGCCAACTATGTGTGGGATATG cTTAACTACCTGGTGCCAGCCACATGCTGTATCATTATCCTTTTTGTGTTCGACCTCCCAGCTTACACCTCTCCCACCAACTTCCCTGCTGTCCTCTCACTCTTTCTGCTCTATGG CTGGTCCATCACCCCCATCATGTACCCTGCTTCCTTCTGGTTTGAGGTGCCCAGTTCTGCCTATGTCTTCTTGATAGTCATCAACCTCTTcattggcatcacagccaccgtCGCCACATTCCTGCTGCAGCTCTTTGAGCATGACAAG GATTTGAAGGTGGTGAACAGCTACTTGAAGAGTTGCTTCCTTGTATTCCCTAACTACAACCTGGGTCATGGCTTGATGGAGATGGCTTATAATGAGTACATCAACGAATACTATGCCAAGATCG GGCAGTTTGACAAAATGAAGTCACCCTTTGAATGGGACATCGTGACACGCGGGCTGGTTGCCATGACAATCGAAGGCTTTGTCGGCTTCTTCATCACCATCATGTGCCAGTACAACTTCTTCCGGAAACCGCA GCGACTGCCCGTCTCCACCAAGCCCATTGAAGATGATATTGATGTGGCCAACGAGCGGCACCGTGTCTTGCGTGGCGATGCCGACAATGACATGCTGAAGATCGAGAACCTCACCAAG GTGTACAAGTCTCGCAAGATCGGGCGCATCCTGGCCGTGGACCGGCTGTGCGTGGGCGTCCGGCCTGGGGAGTGCTTCGGGCTGCTGGGTGTCAATGGCGCGGGGAAGACGACCACCTTCAAGATGCTTACGGGGGACGAGAGCACCACGGGTGGAGAGGCCTTCGTTAATGGGCACAG CATCCTGAAAGAGCTCCTGCAGGTCCAGCAAAGCTTGGGCTATTGCCCCCAGTTTGATGCACTCTTCGATGAGCTGACGGCCCAGGAGCACCTGGAGCTCTACACCCGCCTGCGTGGTATCCCATGGAAGGACGAGGAACGG GTGGTCAAGTGGGCACTGAAGAAGCTAGAGCTGACCAAGTATGCCGACAAACCCGCCAGCACCTACAGCGGAGGCAACAAGAGGAAGCTGTCCACGGCCATAGCACTGATAGGCTACCCATCCTTCATCTTCCTG GACGAGCCCACGACGGGGATGGACCCTAAGGCACGGCGCTTCCTTTGGAacctcatcctggatgtcatcaaAACAGGCCGCTCCGTGGTGCTCACATCCCACAG CATGGAGGAGTGCGAGGCGCTCTGCACCCGCCTGGCCATCATGGTGAATGGGCGACTCAAATGTCTCGGCAGCATCCAGCACCTGAAAAACAG GTTTGGAGATGGCTACATGATCACAGTGCGGACCAAGTCTAGCCTCAATGTCAAGGAGGTGGTGAGGTTCTTCAACCGCAACTTCCCCGAGGCCATCCTCAAG GAGCGGCACCACACCAAGGTCCAGTACCAGCTCAAATCGGACCAGATCTCGCTGGCACAGGTCTTCAGCAAGATGGAGCAGGTGGTGGACGTGCTGGGCATTGAAGACTATTCCGTCAGCCAGACCACCTTGGACAAC GTGTTTGTGAATTTTGCCAAGAAGCAAAGCGACAACCTGGAGCAGCAGGAGACgagccccagctgtgccctgcagtcGCCTCTGGAGCGAGTGCTCAGCCTGCTGCGCCCGCGGGCGGCCCCCACGGAGCTGCGGGCCCTGGtggtggaggagcaggaggatcTGGAGACCGATGACGAAGGCCTCATCAGCTTCGAGGAGGAGAGG GCTCAGCTCTCGTTCAACACGGACACACTGTGCTGA